A section of the Subtercola frigoramans genome encodes:
- a CDS encoding 3-oxoacyl-ACP synthase III: MTNSNATFRHQNSALLAIKARLAPLVVTSEEIDVRLAEALTRLRLPTGLLQRVAGVVSRRNWDETQTFDQAAASAAQDALEAAKVDPKDVGLLINTSVTRKHLEPSVAVGIHHALGLPSSAMNFDITNACLGFVNGMTLASQMIDSGQIKYAVIVDGEDSNEIQANTIHRLSQPGISRKDFVNEFASLTLGSGAAAAVLGPADAHPEGHRIIGGISRAGTEHHLLCVGDKDGMFTHTKELLAGGMALVVEAWKEAKGQWDWQKMDRYILHQVSDVHTDSIVKAAKIDRRKIPLTYPLLGNVGPASLPMTLALEVEKLIKGQRILCMGVGSGINTAMTEIVW, encoded by the coding sequence TTGACGAACAGCAATGCCACGTTCCGGCATCAGAACTCCGCTCTTCTGGCGATCAAAGCGCGGCTTGCACCCCTCGTGGTCACCTCAGAAGAGATCGATGTTCGCCTCGCCGAGGCTCTCACGCGGCTCCGGCTGCCGACGGGCCTCCTCCAGCGGGTGGCCGGTGTGGTGTCACGCCGTAACTGGGATGAGACCCAGACCTTCGACCAGGCCGCTGCATCTGCCGCGCAAGATGCCCTCGAGGCCGCGAAGGTCGACCCGAAAGACGTCGGTCTGCTGATCAACACCTCGGTGACGCGCAAGCACCTCGAACCATCGGTCGCGGTGGGAATCCACCACGCACTGGGGCTGCCGTCGTCGGCCATGAACTTCGACATCACCAATGCCTGTCTCGGATTCGTCAATGGAATGACGCTTGCTTCCCAGATGATCGACTCGGGCCAGATCAAGTACGCGGTCATCGTTGACGGCGAGGACTCGAATGAGATCCAGGCCAATACCATCCACCGTCTCTCGCAGCCCGGCATCTCCCGCAAGGATTTCGTGAACGAGTTCGCGTCACTCACCCTCGGCTCGGGCGCCGCCGCTGCCGTTCTCGGCCCGGCCGATGCCCACCCAGAGGGCCACCGGATCATCGGGGGCATCTCTCGTGCCGGTACTGAGCACCACTTGCTCTGCGTCGGCGACAAAGACGGCATGTTCACGCACACCAAGGAGCTGCTTGCCGGGGGCATGGCTCTCGTGGTCGAAGCCTGGAAGGAAGCCAAGGGCCAGTGGGACTGGCAGAAGATGGACCGCTACATCCTCCACCAGGTCTCCGATGTGCACACCGATTCCATCGTGAAAGCCGCGAAGATCGACCGTAGGAAGATCCCGCTCACGTACCCGTTGCTGGGCAACGTCGGCCCGGCTTCACTGCCGATGACCCTGGCACTCGAGGTCGAGAAGCTCATCAAGGGCCAGCGAATTCTCTGCATGGGAGTCGGGTCGGGCATCAACACTGCGATGACCGAGATCGTCTGGTAG
- a CDS encoding MFS transporter — MSAMFRSFSDYNYRLWFGGALVSNIGTWMQRIAQDWIVLTILTDNDAVAVGVVMALQLGPQLLLVPWTGMVADRVDRRVLLMVTQAAMGLLGLGLGVIVLSGAAQLWQVYLFALLLGIASAFDAPARQSFVSNLVSDANLSNAVALNSASFNGARMIGPALAGVLIAVVGAGWVFVINAASFAAVLASLTRMRRQDLRARQKGRGGPGQLLDGFRYVSKRPDIVIVFIVIAIIGTFGLNFQIFTSTMTTAVFRLDSTAFGLLSSVLAVGSVAGALLSARRETPRLRLMFASAGLFGFSCLLGALAPSYLTFALTLVLLGFSAQTLMTTANSSVQLTTAPEFRGRVMALYMAIFMGGTPIGAPIVGWVANAYGPRWAIGVGAAAGFAAALTGLIWMIAHQHLRVAVQAHGSPRFVVTHDGDGRSVDALETMPIVLPEDFAVEREQLKDEIVIDEVENRR; from the coding sequence ATGAGCGCGATGTTTCGCTCCTTCAGCGACTACAACTACCGCCTGTGGTTCGGCGGGGCCCTGGTTTCGAACATCGGAACCTGGATGCAGCGTATCGCCCAGGACTGGATCGTTCTGACCATCCTGACCGACAATGACGCTGTCGCCGTCGGCGTGGTCATGGCCTTGCAGCTCGGGCCACAGCTGCTCCTTGTTCCGTGGACCGGCATGGTGGCCGACCGTGTCGACCGGCGGGTGCTGCTCATGGTGACCCAGGCAGCGATGGGCCTGCTCGGACTGGGGCTCGGGGTGATCGTGCTGAGCGGCGCGGCCCAGCTGTGGCAGGTCTACCTGTTCGCCCTGCTGCTCGGCATCGCCTCGGCGTTCGATGCACCGGCCCGCCAGTCGTTCGTCTCCAACCTGGTCTCAGACGCGAACCTCTCAAACGCCGTGGCTCTCAATTCGGCGTCTTTCAACGGCGCACGGATGATCGGCCCGGCACTCGCGGGCGTCCTCATCGCCGTGGTCGGTGCCGGCTGGGTTTTTGTGATCAATGCGGCGAGCTTTGCGGCGGTACTCGCGTCACTGACCCGGATGCGCCGGCAGGACCTCCGGGCGCGCCAGAAGGGGCGTGGGGGGCCCGGGCAGCTGCTCGATGGCTTCAGGTACGTCTCCAAACGCCCCGACATCGTGATCGTGTTCATCGTGATCGCGATCATCGGCACTTTCGGGCTGAATTTCCAGATCTTCACCTCCACTATGACGACGGCCGTCTTCCGGCTCGATTCAACCGCGTTCGGTCTCTTGTCGTCGGTACTCGCGGTGGGCTCTGTCGCCGGGGCACTACTGTCAGCCAGGCGAGAAACGCCTCGGCTTCGACTGATGTTCGCTTCTGCCGGCCTGTTCGGTTTCAGCTGCCTGCTCGGCGCCCTCGCGCCGTCGTATCTGACATTCGCGCTCACGCTTGTTCTGCTCGGGTTCTCTGCCCAGACCCTGATGACGACTGCCAACAGTTCCGTGCAGCTCACAACCGCGCCGGAATTCCGAGGCCGGGTGATGGCCCTCTACATGGCGATCTTCATGGGAGGAACTCCGATCGGCGCACCGATTGTGGGGTGGGTAGCCAATGCCTACGGCCCGCGCTGGGCGATCGGGGTCGGTGCGGCTGCCGGCTTTGCTGCTGCGCTGACTGGGTTGATCTGGATGATCGCCCACCAGCATCTCCGTGTTGCAGTTCAGGCACACGGCTCGCCGCGGTTCGTCGTCACCCACGACGGTGATGGGCGCAGTGTCGACGCTCTCGAGACGATGCCGATCGTGCTCCCGGAGGACTTCGCCGTAGAAAGGGAACAGCTGAAAGACGAGATCGTGATCGACGAGGTCGAAAACAGGCGCTGA
- the ispG gene encoding flavodoxin-dependent (E)-4-hydroxy-3-methylbut-2-enyl-diphosphate synthase, with protein MAAINLGMPKVVETLAPRRKSRQIKVGKVLVGGDAQVSVQSMCTTPTTNINATLQQIATLTASGCDIVRVAVPSRDDAEALPIIAKKSQIPVIADIHFQPNYVYAAIDAGCAAVRVNPGNIRKFDDQVGKIAAAAKAAGVSIRIGVNAGSLEPSLMEKYGKATPEALVESAVWEASLFEEHDFHDFKISVKHNDPVIMVKAYRLLAERGDWPLHLGVTEAGPEFQGTIKSATAFGILLGEGIGDTIRVSLSAPPEQEVKVGLQILQSLNLRERKLEIVSCPSCGRAQVDVYKLANDVTTGLEGMTVPLRVAVMGCVVNGPGEARDADLGVASGNGKGQIFVRGEVIKTVPESEIVATLIEEANRLAAEMPASATGSPQVITTN; from the coding sequence GTGGCTGCAATCAACTTAGGGATGCCCAAGGTCGTCGAGACCCTCGCCCCCCGTCGCAAATCTCGTCAGATCAAAGTCGGCAAGGTGCTCGTGGGCGGTGACGCCCAGGTCAGTGTGCAATCGATGTGCACTACACCCACGACGAACATCAACGCCACGTTGCAGCAGATCGCGACGCTCACGGCATCGGGCTGCGACATCGTGCGGGTGGCTGTGCCGAGCCGCGACGACGCCGAAGCGCTTCCGATCATCGCGAAGAAGAGCCAGATCCCGGTCATCGCCGACATCCACTTCCAGCCGAACTACGTCTACGCGGCCATCGACGCCGGCTGCGCGGCCGTGCGGGTGAATCCGGGCAATATTCGCAAGTTCGACGACCAGGTCGGCAAGATCGCCGCCGCGGCCAAGGCTGCCGGTGTGAGCATCCGGATCGGCGTCAACGCCGGCTCGCTCGAGCCGAGCCTCATGGAGAAGTACGGCAAGGCGACTCCCGAGGCACTTGTCGAGAGTGCGGTCTGGGAGGCCAGCCTCTTCGAGGAACACGATTTTCACGACTTCAAGATCTCGGTGAAACACAACGACCCGGTGATCATGGTCAAGGCGTACCGACTCCTGGCCGAGCGCGGTGACTGGCCCCTGCACCTCGGTGTCACCGAGGCAGGGCCGGAGTTCCAGGGCACGATCAAGAGCGCGACAGCGTTCGGCATACTCCTGGGCGAGGGGATCGGCGACACCATCAGGGTCTCGCTCTCCGCCCCGCCCGAGCAGGAGGTCAAGGTCGGCCTCCAGATCCTGCAATCCCTGAACCTCCGGGAGCGCAAGCTCGAGATCGTGTCGTGCCCCAGTTGTGGCCGCGCCCAGGTCGACGTGTACAAACTCGCGAACGACGTGACCACCGGGCTCGAAGGCATGACCGTTCCCCTGAGGGTCGCTGTCATGGGCTGTGTCGTCAACGGGCCAGGAGAGGCTCGTGACGCCGACCTCGGGGTTGCTTCGGGCAATGGCAAGGGCCAGATATTTGTGCGGGGCGAGGTCATCAAGACCGTTCCCGAGTCGGAGATCGTCGCCACACTCATCGAAGAGGCGAATCGCCTCGCCGCAGAGATGCCGGCAAGCGCAACAGGCAGCCCCCAGGTCATCACCACGAACTGA
- a CDS encoding alpha/beta fold hydrolase: MIPASLPPRGLPGLAEEWSRLVSAPDSLGGTRTWHILDNGAELEAAGLTPTGTILCVHGNPTWSYLWRTVLQEATERARSGGSASEGDAEVWRVIAVDQLEMGYSERSGQSRALKTRVADLGLLTETLELQTPVVTLGHDWGGVVSLGWAVDHPELLASVMLLNTAIHQPEDSPLPAVLRLVLQRSLLVTSTVRTTGFLDTTLAIAHPALAGDVRAAFRAPYRTAARRAGIGAFVADIPVDDAHDSFAELARISTAVAKLTVPALMLWGPRDPVFGDRYLADLITRLPHADVTRFERAGHLVGEDVAVAPIMMTWLAENRATPDDRAHVGTQNAGPAAEPAATPWRPLWATLDEFAADSTRAAGTALVEMAPRGSRGQRVVTWGLLGRRVSEISEGLRQIGVKKGDRVSLLVPPGADLTAVVYACLRIGAIIVVADAGLGVAGLGRAVRGAHPTHIIGIQRALTAARALSWPGQKISTGQLSRPLAAALGVSHSLADIARIGRDATPHRAGPLARSEEPVDAADTAAILFTSGSTGPAKGVVYTHGQLSALISVLSRQFGMGAGTGLVAGFAPFALLGPALGAVSVTPDMDVTAPRTLTARAVAQAAIAVDATVVFASPAALVNVVATASELTLPERRALGSVSTVLSAGAPLAVPLLEQVQKLVPEAIIHTPYGMTEGLVMTDVTLAEIVRSAPDGGAAGGVCVGRPVAGVSIRISALDALGEATGELVDTPGVTGEIVVAATHLKDHYDQLWMTERESRRDRDPAAQAAQGLAGPRWHRTADVGHFDANGRLWVEGRLPHVISTAAGVITPVGPEQAIEKIPGVKRAAAVGVGPSGAQQLVVVLELDRAKRLRAGVTLASATLSAAVRAAVRESTTLIGESGVAAVLVVNDLPTDVRHNSKIDRTALAAWAGAILAGGRRRTP; the protein is encoded by the coding sequence GTGATTCCGGCATCTCTCCCGCCCCGCGGTCTGCCGGGGCTCGCCGAGGAGTGGTCCCGCCTGGTGTCTGCGCCCGATTCACTCGGGGGCACACGCACCTGGCACATTCTCGACAACGGCGCCGAACTCGAGGCCGCTGGGCTGACGCCCACGGGAACGATTCTCTGCGTTCACGGTAACCCGACCTGGTCGTACCTCTGGCGAACGGTGCTGCAGGAGGCGACGGAACGGGCGCGATCTGGCGGCAGTGCATCGGAGGGCGATGCCGAGGTCTGGCGGGTCATCGCCGTCGACCAGCTCGAGATGGGGTATTCCGAGCGCTCCGGCCAAAGTCGGGCGCTGAAGACACGCGTCGCCGACCTCGGCCTCTTGACCGAGACGCTCGAACTCCAGACTCCCGTCGTCACACTCGGGCACGACTGGGGCGGCGTCGTCTCGCTCGGCTGGGCTGTCGATCATCCGGAGCTCCTCGCCAGTGTGATGCTGCTGAACACCGCGATCCACCAGCCAGAGGATTCGCCGCTGCCGGCCGTGCTTCGTCTCGTACTCCAGCGGTCTCTGCTCGTCACGAGCACGGTTCGAACCACCGGTTTTCTCGACACCACCCTCGCGATTGCTCATCCGGCCCTGGCTGGCGACGTACGGGCGGCCTTCAGGGCTCCCTACCGAACCGCTGCGAGGCGCGCGGGCATCGGTGCCTTCGTGGCCGACATCCCGGTGGATGACGCACACGACAGTTTCGCCGAACTGGCCCGCATCTCGACCGCCGTGGCGAAGCTGACGGTTCCCGCGCTCATGCTCTGGGGCCCCCGAGACCCGGTCTTCGGCGACCGCTACCTCGCCGACCTGATCACTCGGCTGCCTCACGCCGACGTGACCCGGTTCGAGCGCGCAGGGCACCTCGTGGGCGAAGACGTGGCTGTCGCGCCGATCATGATGACGTGGCTCGCAGAGAACCGCGCGACACCGGATGATCGTGCCCACGTCGGTACCCAGAACGCTGGGCCCGCAGCCGAGCCCGCTGCGACACCATGGCGTCCGCTCTGGGCGACGCTCGACGAGTTCGCCGCAGACAGCACACGGGCGGCTGGGACCGCCCTCGTCGAGATGGCTCCCCGAGGTTCCCGTGGGCAGCGCGTGGTCACCTGGGGGCTCCTCGGTCGACGCGTTTCAGAGATTTCAGAGGGCCTGCGGCAGATCGGCGTGAAGAAGGGCGACCGGGTGTCGCTGCTGGTTCCGCCGGGCGCCGACCTCACCGCTGTCGTGTACGCCTGCCTCCGCATCGGCGCGATCATCGTGGTCGCCGACGCCGGGCTCGGCGTGGCTGGTCTGGGGCGTGCCGTGCGGGGGGCCCACCCCACCCACATCATCGGAATCCAGCGGGCACTGACCGCCGCCCGCGCCCTCAGCTGGCCCGGGCAGAAGATCTCGACGGGTCAGCTCAGCCGGCCGCTCGCCGCAGCTCTCGGGGTCTCGCACTCCCTGGCCGACATCGCCCGCATCGGCCGCGACGCCACACCGCACCGGGCCGGACCGCTGGCCCGTTCCGAAGAGCCTGTTGACGCAGCCGACACCGCGGCCATCCTGTTCACCTCGGGTTCGACCGGCCCGGCCAAGGGAGTCGTCTACACGCACGGCCAGCTGAGTGCACTCATCTCCGTACTGTCACGCCAATTCGGTATGGGAGCCGGCACCGGTCTCGTCGCTGGGTTCGCGCCTTTCGCCCTGCTCGGCCCGGCCCTCGGAGCTGTCTCGGTCACGCCGGACATGGATGTCACGGCGCCCCGCACGCTGACGGCACGGGCAGTCGCCCAGGCCGCCATCGCGGTCGATGCCACTGTCGTGTTCGCTTCCCCCGCCGCCCTGGTGAATGTTGTGGCGACGGCGTCGGAGCTCACTCTGCCTGAACGGCGTGCACTCGGGTCGGTGTCAACGGTGCTGTCGGCCGGCGCACCCCTTGCCGTGCCGCTGCTCGAACAGGTTCAGAAGCTGGTTCCTGAGGCGATCATCCACACCCCCTACGGAATGACCGAAGGGCTGGTGATGACCGATGTGACCCTGGCAGAGATCGTGAGGTCGGCACCAGACGGCGGGGCTGCGGGTGGGGTGTGTGTTGGCAGGCCCGTTGCCGGGGTCAGCATTCGGATCAGCGCCCTCGACGCGCTCGGCGAAGCGACTGGCGAACTCGTCGACACGCCGGGAGTGACCGGCGAGATCGTCGTGGCGGCGACGCACCTGAAAGACCACTACGACCAGCTGTGGATGACGGAACGCGAGTCGAGGCGCGATCGCGACCCTGCCGCCCAGGCTGCTCAGGGTCTCGCAGGGCCGCGCTGGCACCGCACCGCTGACGTCGGCCATTTTGATGCGAACGGGCGCCTCTGGGTCGAAGGGCGCCTGCCGCACGTCATCTCGACGGCTGCGGGTGTGATCACCCCGGTCGGCCCCGAGCAGGCCATCGAGAAGATACCCGGAGTCAAGCGGGCCGCAGCAGTGGGCGTCGGGCCCAGCGGTGCTCAGCAGCTCGTCGTCGTGCTCGAACTCGACCGAGCGAAGCGTCTGCGTGCAGGAGTGACGCTGGCTTCTGCGACGCTCAGTGCAGCGGTCAGGGCTGCCGTTCGGGAGTCGACCACCCTCATCGGGGAGAGCGGCGTGGCTGCCGTGCTCGTGGTGAACGACCTGCCGACAGATGTTCGGCACAACTCGAAGATCGACCGAACCGCTCTCGCTGCCTGGGCCGGCGCCATTCTCGCGGGCGGGCGTCGGCGCACACCATGA
- a CDS encoding MarR family winged helix-turn-helix transcriptional regulator, with the protein MTTDVDTAGTDSETDLSSQLRQAVLRTSRRLRAEKADSELSDTQSVVLAYLYNHGPSTPGELARFERVTPPSMNRTINAVVDAGYAKRSPSVEDGRKVVVTLTPAGAALTLETRRRRDEWLHRRLDELTDAERETLLRASGILRGMADS; encoded by the coding sequence ATGACCACCGATGTCGACACTGCTGGGACGGACTCCGAGACCGATCTCTCTTCCCAGCTCCGGCAAGCTGTTCTCCGAACTTCGCGCCGGCTCAGGGCGGAGAAGGCCGACAGTGAACTGAGCGACACGCAGTCGGTCGTCCTTGCCTACCTGTACAACCACGGCCCGAGTACACCCGGTGAGCTCGCGCGGTTCGAACGCGTGACCCCGCCCTCCATGAACCGCACGATCAATGCGGTTGTCGACGCAGGGTACGCCAAGCGCAGCCCGTCGGTCGAAGACGGGCGCAAGGTCGTCGTCACGCTCACGCCGGCTGGCGCTGCGCTCACGCTCGAGACTCGTCGTCGTCGCGACGAGTGGTTACACCGCCGGCTCGACGAGCTCACGGATGCGGAGCGCGAGACGCTCCTGCGGGCATCCGGGATCCTCCGCGGAATGGCCGACAGTTGA
- a CDS encoding proline--tRNA ligase: MPTRLTNYFLKTLREDPSDAEVTSHRLLVRAGYIRRQAPGIFAWLPLGLRVKSKIEAIIRDEMTNAGAHEVHFPALLPKEPYEVTGRYVEYGPGMFRLEDRRGAGYVLAPTHEEVFTLLVKDLYNSYKDLPLSIYQIQDKYRDEARPRAGLLRGREFTMKDAYSFDYTDAGLDASYQAQRDAYERIFTRLGLEYVIVKADAGAMGGSKSEEFLHPTPVGEDTFVRSAGGYAANVEAFTTLVPEAVSIEGLPEPTVFDSPNTPTIQSLVDLANAEQPRADGRAWTAGDTLKNIVLALTNLDGTREIVVVGMPGDREVDLKRAEVAFQPAEVEAANEADFAKHPGLVKGYIGPWATAGAVLGERAATGIRYLLDPRVVDGTQWITGANEDQKHVLGLVAGRDFVGDGVVEAANVRDGDPAPDGSGPIETARGMEIGHVFQLGRKYAEALGLKVLDENGKLVTVTMGSYGIGVTRILAIIAELNNDAKGLIWPPEVAPFDVHVVATGRDEAVYAAAEAIVSELEAACKDVLFDDRPKVSPGVKFGDAELIGVPKIVIVGRGVADGTVEVWNRATGERAEIALDSVVGAV, translated from the coding sequence GTGCCAACACGTCTCACCAACTACTTTCTCAAGACTCTTCGCGAAGACCCCTCCGACGCGGAGGTGACGAGTCATCGGCTCCTCGTGCGCGCCGGTTACATCCGTCGGCAGGCGCCGGGCATCTTCGCCTGGCTGCCACTCGGGCTGCGGGTGAAGAGCAAGATCGAAGCGATCATCCGGGATGAGATGACCAACGCGGGTGCGCACGAGGTGCACTTCCCTGCTCTCCTGCCCAAGGAGCCCTATGAGGTGACGGGCCGATACGTCGAGTACGGCCCAGGCATGTTCCGTCTGGAAGACCGTCGCGGCGCCGGCTACGTGCTGGCGCCCACGCACGAAGAGGTCTTCACACTTCTGGTCAAAGACCTCTACAACAGCTACAAAGACCTTCCCTTGTCGATCTATCAGATCCAGGACAAGTACCGTGACGAGGCCCGCCCGCGCGCCGGGCTCCTGCGTGGCCGCGAGTTCACCATGAAGGACGCGTATTCGTTCGACTACACCGACGCTGGCCTCGACGCCTCGTACCAGGCGCAGCGCGACGCGTACGAGCGCATCTTCACCCGTCTCGGGCTCGAATACGTCATCGTCAAGGCCGACGCCGGGGCAATGGGCGGCTCGAAGAGCGAAGAGTTCCTGCACCCCACCCCGGTCGGCGAAGACACCTTCGTGCGCTCCGCCGGTGGCTATGCCGCGAACGTCGAAGCCTTCACGACGCTCGTGCCCGAGGCAGTGTCGATCGAGGGGTTGCCCGAGCCGACGGTGTTCGACTCGCCGAACACCCCGACTATCCAGAGTCTCGTCGACCTGGCCAACGCTGAGCAGCCCCGCGCCGATGGCCGCGCGTGGACGGCGGGCGACACGCTCAAAAACATCGTCCTCGCTCTCACGAACCTCGACGGTACGCGCGAAATCGTGGTTGTCGGTATGCCGGGCGACCGCGAGGTCGACCTGAAACGTGCCGAGGTGGCCTTTCAGCCCGCCGAGGTCGAAGCCGCAAACGAGGCAGATTTCGCGAAGCACCCCGGGCTGGTCAAGGGCTACATCGGCCCGTGGGCGACGGCCGGAGCCGTGCTGGGGGAGAGGGCTGCCACAGGCATCCGGTACCTTCTCGACCCGAGGGTTGTCGACGGTACCCAGTGGATAACGGGAGCAAACGAAGACCAGAAGCACGTCCTCGGTCTTGTCGCCGGGCGCGACTTCGTCGGAGACGGCGTCGTCGAAGCGGCAAACGTGCGAGACGGTGACCCGGCACCCGACGGCTCCGGCCCCATCGAGACAGCACGAGGCATGGAGATCGGGCACGTGTTCCAGCTCGGTCGGAAATACGCGGAGGCCCTGGGGCTCAAGGTGCTCGACGAGAACGGAAAACTCGTCACGGTTACCATGGGTTCGTACGGCATCGGCGTCACGCGCATCCTGGCCATCATCGCCGAACTGAACAACGATGCGAAGGGCCTGATCTGGCCTCCCGAGGTGGCACCGTTCGATGTGCACGTCGTCGCGACCGGTCGGGATGAAGCCGTCTACGCTGCAGCAGAAGCGATCGTCTCGGAACTCGAGGCGGCATGCAAAGATGTTCTCTTCGATGACCGGCCCAAGGTCTCGCCCGGCGTGAAATTCGGCGACGCCGAGCTGATCGGTGTGCCGAAGATCGTCATCGTCGGTCGCGGTGTGGCTGACGGAACCGTCGAAGTGTGGAACAGGGCCACGGGAGAGCGGGCAGAAATCGCGCTCGACTCCGTTGTGGGCGCAGTCTAG
- a CDS encoding S1 family peptidase: MLTTRSHNGSVRGSNPRLARAIVGAVAICVATAMLWPAFGGTVAADAAVTAADLPQEQVAAIGEAGTVYLSGTWSGFVNFPRPDGSSAWSNEVDASFSCSGFIASSDGYVVTAGHCADPAEGRTSLVDQFLSDEVANGDITEADAQAYLAAGAEENWPVEGAQSGEPPVLAMKVYPAITITADDSQSFDAVLVDDRPIGQGDSALFKIDARSPLPVLLVSPNAPSTGQTVDAIGYPGNVSGLVSGNPEPTFAQGQVSGRQQTSGGPFTQIGVAMSPGMSGGPVVNTSGDVVGTVSFGPSSDTQQLNFATAPETISAILARNGVSNELSDLDALFRKGLNEYFTGHFHDAAADLGTVTTRDPANAIAQQYQTKAIASFPQENTTGWVVWVIIGAALFFIIVIVVVILLVVLLRSRRRKLADAPPVALAADPNAPAPASASAPASTPEQAPLPAPFAGPVPSGMTQPVPMDPAQGPSDQEVH, from the coding sequence GTGCTCACCACTCGCTCTCACAACGGCTCAGTTCGTGGCTCCAACCCGCGCCTGGCCCGCGCCATCGTCGGGGCGGTGGCGATCTGCGTGGCGACCGCGATGCTCTGGCCGGCATTCGGGGGAACAGTTGCTGCCGATGCTGCGGTAACCGCTGCAGATCTGCCGCAGGAACAGGTGGCCGCAATCGGCGAGGCCGGTACGGTCTATTTGAGCGGCACGTGGTCGGGGTTCGTGAACTTTCCCCGACCCGACGGCAGCTCGGCATGGTCGAACGAGGTCGATGCGTCATTCAGCTGCAGCGGGTTCATCGCCAGCTCCGACGGGTATGTCGTCACCGCGGGCCATTGCGCCGACCCCGCGGAGGGCAGGACCAGCCTGGTCGACCAGTTCCTCAGCGACGAAGTGGCCAACGGCGACATCACCGAGGCTGATGCCCAGGCGTACCTCGCCGCCGGCGCCGAGGAGAACTGGCCGGTGGAGGGTGCGCAGTCCGGCGAACCGCCGGTGCTGGCGATGAAGGTCTATCCGGCCATCACCATCACGGCCGACGATTCGCAGAGCTTCGACGCTGTTCTGGTTGACGACAGGCCGATCGGCCAGGGCGACAGTGCGCTGTTCAAGATCGATGCCCGAAGCCCGCTGCCCGTTCTCCTCGTGTCTCCCAACGCACCCTCGACAGGGCAGACCGTCGATGCCATCGGCTATCCCGGCAACGTGTCAGGGCTCGTCAGTGGCAACCCGGAACCCACTTTTGCCCAGGGTCAGGTGAGTGGAAGGCAGCAGACCAGCGGTGGCCCCTTCACCCAGATCGGCGTCGCCATGAGCCCCGGCATGAGTGGAGGGCCGGTCGTGAACACGAGTGGAGACGTCGTCGGAACGGTGAGCTTCGGGCCATCCAGCGACACGCAGCAGCTCAACTTTGCGACAGCACCTGAGACCATCTCGGCGATACTCGCCCGAAACGGAGTCTCGAACGAGCTCAGCGATCTCGACGCGCTCTTCCGGAAGGGCTTGAACGAGTATTTCACGGGTCATTTCCACGATGCGGCAGCAGATCTCGGCACGGTGACAACGCGAGACCCGGCCAACGCGATCGCCCAGCAGTACCAGACGAAGGCGATCGCCTCGTTCCCGCAGGAGAACACCACGGGCTGGGTGGTCTGGGTCATCATTGGTGCGGCCCTCTTCTTCATCATCGTGATCGTGGTCGTGATCCTCCTGGTCGTGCTGCTCCGCTCTCGTCGGCGAAAACTGGCCGATGCACCACCGGTGGCCCTTGCAGCCGATCCGAATGCACCAGCACCAGCATCAGCATCAGCACCCGCGTCGACACCAGAACAGGCACCCCTGCCCGCACCCTTCGCTGGCCCGGTGCCTTCCGGGATGACTCAACCGGTGCCGATGGATCCGGCACAGGGGCCGAGCGACCAGGAGGTGCACTGA